AAACCAGCTGTCTCAGTTCGTTTCCGTTTCGGTTTCCGTCTCCTCTTCCGAGGCGAGCGAATCCGTGTCGACGAACTCGTCGTCCTCGGCTGCGACGTCGTCGTCGGCGTCGTAGTTGCCCGTCTCGCGCATCTCCTCGAGTTCGGTCTCGACCTTTTCACGACCCTTCTGGAACTCGCCCATCGCCTCGCCGGTCGATCGTGCCAGTTTCGGAATCTTGTTCGCTCCGAACAGCAAGATCGCGATGAAGAGGATAATGAGCA
Above is a genomic segment from Natrononativus amylolyticus containing:
- the tatA gene encoding twin-arginine translocase TatA/TatE family subunit; the protein is MVAEIAPLFIPGAPGGPELLIILFIAILLFGANKIPKLARSTGEAMGEFQKGREKVETELEEMRETGNYDADDDVAAEDDEFVDTDSLASEEETETETETN